Within the Prochlorococcus sp. MIT 1300 genome, the region ATGAGCCGGGATCTGACTCTGTACAAAAACTGTTGAACGTTGTGGGTCTATTCCACAGGCTAAATAGAGTGCAGCTGTTGAGAGGGTGTCTTTAGCAAGTATTAGAGGATCATGAGGAACAGTTATTGCATGAAGGTCAACTACACAAACAAAGTTCTGATGGCTTTCCTGTAGGTCTACCCAATTGCGTATAGCTCCAAGCCAGTTTCCCAGGTGAAGAACACCTGTTGGTTGCACCCCTGAGAGAACTCGCTTTGGCGACATGTTTTTTAATCCTCTTTTGTTTGACTTGAACTCTGCTCTTCAGTTGGTTTCTCTTGTTGAATTGTGGAATCAGTTGATTGATTTTGGTCATCTAAATTTTTAATTTCGCTTTGGGAATCGTCTATTTCATTGGTTTCTGCTTTTGGTTCGGTTGGTTGGGGTTTAGCAGGTCTTGCGAAAGGGTTTGGTTTAGGTCCTTTGTTAATGCTTTGCCTATCAGAATCAAAACGGTTTCTTCTAGCTCCTTGTGGGCCATCTTCCCTTCGATTAGGACCTCTTGATCCTTGTGAACGATGCTGAGAAACTAGCTCATTTAGTTTCCCTTCTTCAAGCATCTGCCCAAGTGTACGGAGGGCAAACCCAAGCACAGCAACTGTTGAACGAAGATTAAATGCCTCTTGTAATGCTCTCGCTGAGCGCATTTCATTATCACTTAGGCGAATTCGGAAGCCACCTGGTTCCCTATTCCCCGGTCCCCTACCCCCTCTAGAACCACCTCTAGGCAGCTCTCGTGAGGCCTCTCTCTGATTTCCGTTTTGCTGAGGTTCGCTGAAGGAGTCACCCATGGCCGGCTACCTATTGTCAGGGGCAAGTGTGACGCATCATTGGTGCTCTGGCGATGCATTTGTGGCGCTGCTTCAGCAGATACACATCTTGAGTTTCTTTTTTTAGCCCCAAAATGCCTTCTAGATTCATTTGGATTTCTTTAAAGAATGGGGCTTTTACAAGTTCTTTTATAAAAATTCAGCCATTTGAAATTTGCTTGGGGCTTGAACTGAGCTAATACATCTAAAGACGCAGCGGCTCTGTGACAAAAATCTCGTTGCCTCAAAATCTTATAACCAGCTTTTCGGTCCAAGTCAGGCGGATGAGTTTTTGGGTAGTACTTGTTTTTCTTGGTCAATGGGTTATTGGTGATTGGTTACATCTCCCTGGAGGTGGCTTAGGAATTCTTATTGGAGGTATTGGCATTTGGTGGTTATTTAAACCTGATGGGCCAACCTTTGAGTCCCCTGATTCTTTTCAAGGATGGTTAAAACGATGTAAGGAGGTCCTTTCACAATTTGATGATCTTGAGGAGCAGCCTCTTTTGGGACAAAAAAGATCACGGGAGGTTGCTTTAGAGAAGATTATTAATAGATCAGGACCTCAGTCTATTGGTTTAGTGGGTTCAATAGGCTCTGAATTTCCGGAAAAACATGATGTTGAGAATGCTATTTCTGGCCCTCATCCACTAGAACTTGATTGGGCATGTCCTTTGCCATTGGAAGACAACTCTTGGTCTTTGCCAGAATCACTTTCTGACAAAGACCTGTTGTTATATGCCTTGCCATTGCCGTTAAGAGCAGTTGATTTGCTTTGGTTGGAGAAAGTTCCTCCTGAGCAGCATTCCTGGGTTTTGGTTCATTGGGATGATTCTGAAACTTGGACTGATCAGTTAAAAGGTCTTCATGCTCAATTGCCTTCACGGTGGGCAAAGAGGGTTATTCATTGGCAGAAGTCCCAACCAGAAAACTTGAGAGAAGTACTTAGCCCTTTGAGACGTGTCCTTGATTCCCCTAAGAGGAATATTGATCTAACTCGTCAAAGATTGCTCTCCAAACTTCATAGCTCTTGGCAACAAGAGTTGGAGCTTTTAAGAAGAAACAAGTTAAGGGCAATTCAACAAAGGACTCAGTGGCTTGTTGCTGGAGCGGTTTTTGCTTCTCCAGTTCCATCCACTGATTTGTTGGCTGTAGCAGTAGTCAATGGTTTGATGCTTCAAGAAATGGCAAAAATATGGTCTTGCCCATGGAAGCCAGAGGTATTGGAAGTAGTAGCAAAACAACTTGCTACTGCAGCTGTTGCTCAAGGTGTTGTTGAGTGGAGTGGCCAGGCTTTGCTTGGTTTTGCAAAGCTGCATGGGGGCTCATGGCTTGCTGCAGGAACTCTTCAGGCTCTTAGTGCTGCATACCTCACTCGAGTGGTAGGACGATCAATGGCTGATTGGATGGCATTAAATAATGGAATTAGTGAGCCGGATTTGGAGGCATTGAAATCACAGGCATCAAAACTTGTTGAGAAGGCTGCTGAAGATGAGCGTGTTGATTGGACTGCATTTCTAAAACAGGCAGCAAGTTGGCTTATTGACC harbors:
- a CDS encoding YcjF family protein, with amino-acid sequence MSFWVVLVFLGQWVIGDWLHLPGGGLGILIGGIGIWWLFKPDGPTFESPDSFQGWLKRCKEVLSQFDDLEEQPLLGQKRSREVALEKIINRSGPQSIGLVGSIGSEFPEKHDVENAISGPHPLELDWACPLPLEDNSWSLPESLSDKDLLLYALPLPLRAVDLLWLEKVPPEQHSWVLVHWDDSETWTDQLKGLHAQLPSRWAKRVIHWQKSQPENLREVLSPLRRVLDSPKRNIDLTRQRLLSKLHSSWQQELELLRRNKLRAIQQRTQWLVAGAVFASPVPSTDLLAVAVVNGLMLQEMAKIWSCPWKPEVLEVVAKQLATAAVAQGVVEWSGQALLGFAKLHGGSWLAAGTLQALSAAYLTRVVGRSMADWMALNNGISEPDLEALKSQASKLVEKAAEDERVDWTAFLKQAASWLIDQEKGFAASQPGAVGS